One genomic region from Scomber scombrus chromosome 19, fScoSco1.1, whole genome shotgun sequence encodes:
- the nkx2.1 gene encoding homeobox protein Nkx-2.1, with the protein MSMSPKHSTPFSVSDILSPLEESYKKVSMENNNLGAPLTSYRQPQVSQAAMQQHHMGHNGTVSAAYHMTAAGVSQLSHTAMGGYCNGNMGDLPSYQDGMRGSATATGWYGANPDPRFSTISRFMGSSSGMNMGSMGSLSSLADVGKGMGSLSSTPRRKRRVLFSQAQVYELERRFKQQKYLSAPEREHLASMIHLTPTQVKIWFQNHRYKMKRQAKDKVSQQQMQQDSGSCQQQQQQSPRRVAVPVLVKDGKPCQGSGHTPTSSAQTHHQQGGNVMIMSNNTPGLGQHQSQQVGSTGHSPDLAPHSSSPPSLQSQVAGLSHLNSPGAEYGSALQCSALLYGRTW; encoded by the exons ATGTCGATGAGCCCCAAGCATTCGACTCCTTTTTCTGTTTCCGATATCTTGAGTCCCCTTGAGGAGAGCTATAAGAAAGTAAGTATGGAGAATAACAACTTGGGGGCTCCTCTCACTTCTTACCGGCAGCCGCAGGTCTCTCAGGCGGCGATGCAGCAGCACCACATGGGCCATAATGGGACTGTGTCTGCGGCTTACCACATGACTGCTGCAGGTGTTTCTCAGCTGTCACACACGGCCATGGGGGGCTACTGTAACGGCAACATGGGCGACCTGCCGTCTTACCAGGACGGCATGAGGGGCAGCGCCACTGCCACCGGCTGGTACGGAGCCAACCCAGACCCGCGTTTCTCCACCA TTTCTCGCTTCATGGGCTCCTCGTCGGGGATGAACATGGGCAGCATGGGCAGCCTCAGCTCCCTGGCAGACGTAGGCAAAGGCATGGGCTCTCTGTCCAGCACCCCGAGGAGAAAGAGGCGAGTGCTGTTCTCCCAGGCTCAGGTGTACGAGCTGGAGCGACGCTTCAAACAGCAGAAATACCTTTCGGCGCCGGAGAGGGAGCACCTGGCAAGTATGATCCACCTCACCCCGACCCAGGTGAAAATCTGGTTTCAGAATCACCGGTATAAGATGAAGAGGCAGGCGAAAGACAAAGTGTCCCAGCAGCAGATGCAGCAGGACAGCGGctcctgtcagcagcagcagcaacagtcgCCCCGGAGGGTTGCCGTGCCAGTGTTGGTGAAGGACGGGAAGCCGTGCCAAGGCAGCGGCCACACGCCCACATCCTCCGCACAGACCCACCACCAGCAAGGTGGCAATGTCATGATCATGTCCAACAACACACCCGGCCTGGGGCAGCACCAGAGCCAGCAGGTGGGAAGCACAGGTCATTCTCCAGATTTGGCACCGCACTCCTCCAGTCCGCCATCACTGCAGAGCCAGGTGGCCGGCCTGTCTCACCTGAATTCCCCCGGCGCAGAGTACGGCTCGGCCCTGCAGTGTTCAGCCCTGTTATACGGCAGGACGTGGTGA
- the mbip gene encoding MAP3K12-binding inhibitory protein 1, whose product MAETMKQTGNHAPPHESGKMSSYTDCMCVILKLLADFGKELKLGDTALRIEVNIDAVSPASSPAAHVYSCLQQHITKLQAVSESLKTLADADSRSSSTKDGTSDDAVASSSLKERKTALFEHGPPSSEAAAESKSAADDVMVQIRAGKSEIERRISAFMERKQMEINENNVREFCNVIDCNQENSCARTDAVFTPYPGFKSHVKVIRVVNTYGPQTRGGGGQGGAEEQQRGLGTRDCGNLAIQERLQNIEAHLKLPTAGPVPSSVYQRIKKLEDRILELEGLSPEYFQSTSHLHKRPKTSPAQACSLTELDEKISAVKAALLNRVNEFGPGYGAEDPL is encoded by the exons ATGGCGGAGACAATGAAGCAGACTGGGAATCATGCTCCTCCTCACGAATCCGGCAAAATGTCCAGCTACACggactgcatgtgtgtgatacTAAAGCTTCTAGCAGACTTCGGGAAAGAG CTCAAATTAGGTGACACTGCTTTGAGAATAGAAGTCAACATTGATGCTGTGAGTCCTGCGTCATCTCCAGCTGCTCATGTGTATAGCTGTTTGCAGCAGCACATCACTAAGTTACAG GCTGTTTCAGAGAGTCTAAAAACACTGGCGGATGCTGACAGTCGATCATCATCTACAAAGGACGGCACATCAGACGATGCTGTTGCCTCTTCTTCActcaaagagagaaagactgcTCTGTTTGAGCACGGTCCTCCCAGctcagaggctgcagcagaaagcAAGTCGGCGGCTGATGACGTCATGGTGCAGATCAGAGCCGGGAAGTCAGAG ATTGAGCGAAGAATATCTGCATTTATGGAACGCAAGCAGATGGAGATCAATGAAAACAATGTACGCGAGTTTTGCAACGTGATCGACTGCAATCAGG AAAACAGCTGTGCCAGAACAGATGCAGTATTCACTCCTTACCCAGGTTTTAAAAGCCATGTGAAAG TAATACGGGTGGTAAATACCTACGGGCCACAGACTCGTGGTGGGGGAGGCCAAGGAGGGGCTGAGGAGCAGCAGAGGGGGCTGGGGACCAGAGACTGTGGAAATTTAGCCATACAAGAACGACTACAAAACATCGAGGCTCACCTTAAACTCCCAACAg cGGGCCCCGTCCCTTCGAGTGTCTACCAGAGAATAAAGAAGCTGGAGGATCGTATCCTGGAGTTGGAGGGACTCTCACCTGAGTACTTTCAGTCCACG agcCACCTGCACAAGCGACCAAAGACATCCCCTGCTCAG GCCTGCAGTCTGACTGAACTGGATGAAAAGATCAGCGCAGTGAAAGCAGCACTACTGAACAGGGTGAATGAATTCGGGCCTGGATATGGAGCAGAGGATCCACTGTAA
- the nkx2.9 gene encoding NK2 transcription factor related, locus 9 → MAVPTKFSFSVRSILDLPEQDAEAATRSSPVYSSCSSSSPYASWMDCDRSSCISSDEGSLEASPDSTKPDDSSLDSEPEKSKKSKKRRVLFSKAQTLELERRFRQQRYLSGPEREQLARVLSLTSTQVKIWFQNHRYKMKRGRAEGALQDMEISHPPLLRRVVVPILVRDGKPFHTCILEAEKPGCLPPLQAVPFPLAYQSLHHPSPVAFPPRYQHFPAAAASRLAWRDFWNDSVQFNSFK, encoded by the exons ATGGCTGTCCCGACCAAGTTCAGTTTTTCAGTGAGGAGCATCCTGGATTTACCGGAGCAGGATGCGGAGGCAGCGACTCGGTCCTCCCCGGTttactcctcctgctcctccagctcacCCTACGCCTCCTGGATGGACTGCGACCGGAGCTCTTGCATAT CTTCGGATGAAGGCAGCCTTGAGGCCTCCCCGGACTCTACCAAGCCGGATGACTCATCCTTGGACTCTGAGCCCGAGAAGAGCAAGAAGAGCAAGAAGAGGAGAGTTTTGTTCTCCAAGGCCCAGACTCTGGAGCTGGAGAGGCGCTTCCGCCAGCAGCGCTACCTGTCCGGCCCGGAGAGAGAGCAGCTGGCTCGGGTCCTCAGCCTGACCTCGACCCAGGTGAAGATCTGGTTCCAAAATCACCGCTACAAGATGAAGAGGGGTCGGGCTGAAGGAGCTCTGCAGGACATGGAGATATCTCATCCTCCGTTGCTGCGCAGAGTCGTTGTTCCGATCCTGGTCCGGGATGGGAAACCTTTTCACACCTGCATACTTGAAGCAGAGAAACCCGGTTGTTTACCGCCTCTACAAGCAGTACCGTTCCCGTTGGCCTACCAGTCTCTCCATCATCCCTCCCCCGTTGCTTTTCCTCCCAGATACCAGCACTTTCCAGCCGCAGCGGCCTCCAGATTGGCCTGGAGAGACTTTTGGAACGACTCGGTCCAGTTTAATTCTTTCAAGTGA